A window of the Lysinibacillus irui genome harbors these coding sequences:
- a CDS encoding sensor histidine kinase — MTILAFIQVAIYCILVSFVLGKRFFQKENIIAVILFSLMMAWLYPYLDIFGSLLIFAFVLAILKHTYRKWIPALYDASILLIAMILIDHLTTFIMGKVLEISTVSESNETIFPVILLHQFITLITGLIFITFWKRLNIRIFEKDENDRNLQRILAFLGLFTYVIYFTMIVYVRLTGNQNTLVLMNTMYLFIYFAIFAVSLSFLVYTFRKQFEMREKEIELNSIQMYTEQLEKNYYEMRTFRHDYINILSSMSEYITNRDMTALESYFNDNIMRVSQEIRDNDFKMRGLSQIKIPEVKGLVSSKLITAQEKGIDVVFECPNEIHDLNMDSVLLCRCIGIILDNAIEAAEEVEKGMVRVGFVELEQSVSFVVWNTFRDTGHKLFQYFEKGFSTKGENRGLGLNSLKKMVDQENKTRLDTVIEDNYFKQEIVILK; from the coding sequence TTGACTATATTAGCATTCATACAAGTAGCAATTTATTGTATTTTGGTAAGCTTTGTTTTAGGTAAACGTTTCTTTCAAAAGGAAAATATTATTGCAGTCATCTTATTTAGTTTAATGATGGCCTGGCTATATCCTTATTTAGACATTTTTGGTTCATTATTAATATTTGCATTTGTTCTAGCTATTTTAAAGCATACCTATCGAAAATGGATACCTGCATTGTACGACGCATCAATTTTATTGATTGCTATGATTCTGATTGATCATTTAACAACTTTTATTATGGGAAAAGTCTTAGAGATTAGTACTGTTTCAGAATCAAATGAAACCATTTTTCCGGTGATATTACTTCATCAATTTATTACCCTAATTACTGGGCTTATCTTTATAACTTTTTGGAAAAGATTGAATATTCGGATTTTTGAAAAGGATGAGAATGACAGGAATTTACAGCGTATTTTAGCTTTCCTGGGGCTTTTTACATATGTGATTTATTTTACAATGATTGTGTATGTAAGATTAACGGGAAACCAAAATACGCTGGTATTGATGAATACCATGTACTTATTTATCTATTTTGCTATTTTTGCTGTCAGCTTGTCGTTTCTAGTATATACCTTCAGAAAGCAGTTTGAGATGAGGGAAAAAGAAATTGAACTAAACAGTATACAAATGTACACGGAACAGCTGGAAAAAAATTATTATGAAATGCGAACTTTTCGCCATGATTACATCAATATCCTGTCTTCTATGTCTGAATACATCACCAATCGTGATATGACAGCTTTAGAGAGCTATTTTAATGACAATATAATGCGTGTCAGTCAAGAGATTCGTGACAATGATTTTAAGATGAGGGGTTTGTCTCAAATTAAAATTCCTGAAGTAAAAGGTTTGGTATCCTCCAAATTGATTACTGCACAGGAAAAGGGGATAGATGTGGTTTTTGAATGTCCTAACGAAATACATGATCTGAATATGGATAGTGTACTGTTGTGCCGCTGTATCGGAATTATTTTAGACAATGCAATTGAAGCAGCAGAAGAAGTAGAAAAGGGGATGGTTCGAGTTGGATTTGTAGAACTTGAACAATCAGTATCCTTTGTGGTTTGGAATACGTTTAGAGATACTGGGCATAAGCTCTTTCAATATTTTGAAAAAGGTTTCTCAACAAAAGGAGAAAATCGAGGGTTGGGGCTGAATAGTCTGAAGAAAATGGTAGATCAAGAAAATAAGACACGGTTGGATACAGTGATAGAGGATAATTATTTTAAGCAGGAAATTGTAATTTTAAAGTGA
- a CDS encoding cyclic lactone autoinducer peptide, whose product MKKIQRMFTEGLINLFIGVGALSVENFCLLYNFEPEIPEELKK is encoded by the coding sequence ATGAAAAAAATTCAAAGAATGTTTACTGAAGGTTTAATCAATCTATTTATTGGAGTAGGTGCGTTAAGCGTGGAGAATTTCTGTTTGTTGTATAATTTTGAACCAGAAATTCCAGAGGAATTAAAGAAGTAG
- a CDS encoding serine hydrolase domain-containing protein, which produces MTMFIKKFVMMAVMFVFFTFIPEVVQATSRDTIHKIDQFIEEQQNISKIPGLSVIIVDKGETVYQKSFGFADTETKTPVTSDTLFELGSTSKAFTGLAILQLEKQGLLKRSDDVRKYIPWLTLTFNGEEQVITIQQLLSHTSGIPSNSITRIPESTADNALELTVKTLLDQQLNRKPGSSFEYATINYDVLGLVIEQVSKQPFDRYIQQKILQPIGMNESFVGIHQVHSSKMASGYKIGLMKEQPYIPPVYRGNIPAGYVISNANDIARWLKLQLGNSSIYSISNHVIQESHTPDQTVEPFDTNTYYANGWAIVEKDKKPYIYHAGENPTFTSYFIMQPDEQIGVAILANMNTSFTTAIGQGVMDIWEGKTVQGQHVSSYQKLDKIVTIISAFVIVISIIFCYLLFKIAQRFYKKQREVATLNYKRISLISVHIVIVALLMAAIFIVPNIVGLNWTFIKVWAPTSITVLLYSTIMASSLYLLLGLSLTVTKKNI; this is translated from the coding sequence ATGACAATGTTCATAAAAAAATTCGTGATGATGGCTGTAATGTTCGTATTTTTTACTTTCATACCCGAAGTAGTACAGGCAACATCGAGGGATACCATTCATAAAATTGACCAATTTATTGAGGAACAACAAAACATTAGTAAAATCCCAGGTCTTTCAGTCATCATTGTTGATAAGGGCGAAACCGTATATCAAAAGAGCTTTGGCTTTGCTGATACAGAAACAAAAACGCCTGTCACATCTGATACCCTTTTTGAGCTAGGGTCCACATCTAAAGCATTTACAGGGCTTGCTATTTTACAATTAGAAAAGCAAGGTTTGTTAAAACGATCAGATGATGTTCGAAAGTATATCCCGTGGTTAACATTAACCTTTAATGGCGAGGAACAGGTTATTACCATTCAGCAGTTATTGTCACATACCAGCGGAATTCCCTCAAATTCAATTACTCGGATTCCAGAAAGTACGGCTGATAACGCTCTTGAGCTAACGGTCAAAACATTACTGGACCAACAGCTAAATCGTAAACCAGGTAGTTCCTTTGAATATGCAACAATTAATTATGATGTCTTAGGATTAGTAATTGAACAAGTTTCAAAACAGCCATTTGATCGGTATATCCAACAAAAAATTTTACAGCCAATTGGTATGAATGAATCTTTTGTAGGAATTCACCAGGTACATTCTTCAAAAATGGCTTCTGGTTATAAAATAGGTCTGATGAAAGAACAGCCATACATACCACCTGTCTATCGCGGCAATATCCCTGCAGGCTATGTCATCAGTAACGCCAATGATATAGCGAGATGGTTAAAATTACAGTTAGGGAACAGTAGCATCTATTCTATCAGTAACCATGTAATACAAGAATCACATACTCCAGATCAAACAGTGGAGCCTTTTGATACCAATACTTATTATGCAAACGGTTGGGCCATTGTGGAGAAGGATAAAAAGCCATACATTTACCATGCTGGTGAAAACCCAACCTTTACCTCGTACTTCATCATGCAACCTGATGAACAAATAGGCGTAGCTATTTTAGCCAATATGAATACAAGCTTTACGACAGCGATTGGACAAGGTGTCATGGATATATGGGAAGGTAAAACGGTTCAAGGACAACATGTTAGTAGCTATCAAAAACTAGATAAAATTGTAACTATTATAAGTGCCTTCGTCATCGTAATCAGTATAATATTCTGTTATCTATTATTTAAAATTGCACAAAGATTTTATAAAAAACAACGTGAGGTCGCAACATTAAATTATAAGAGAATTTCCCTTATTTCTGTCCATATAGTAATTGTTGCTTTGCTAATGGCAGCTATATTTATAGTCCCAAATATTGTCGGCTTAAATTGGACATTTATAAAAGTTTGGGCACCTACTTCTATCACGGTATTATTGTATAGTACCATTATGGCAAGCTCCCTATATTTATTATTAGGTTTATCACTCACTGTTACTAAAAAGAATATCTAA
- a CDS encoding LTA synthase family protein: MKNLVSKKDDLFNNFLGIYFIAVLMLWIKTYITQITQFELGVEGALQQFLLLLNPLGSAMLFLGFSFLFKGKRKYSSLVIVYTLMSILLYANIVYYRFFSDFITLPTIFQTQNFGDLGGSVLSLLKPYDILFFVDVLVMFYLRFSRKIQKETERVGYKKATAIIALALAVSIVNLGLAETSRPQLLTRGFDRNYIVKYLGMYNYTIYDSVETMKASSQRALADSSDTTEVINYTKSNHAKPNADYFGAAKGMNVIYLHLESFQNFLINYKLNGEEVTPFLNSLTKDKNTMYFDNFFHQTGQGKTSDAEFMLENSLFGLPQGSAYITKAQNTYQAAPSILKDHGYTSAVFHGNNGSFWNRNVIYKSFGYEHFFDASYYNTGSSGDMAEYGLLDKPFFEQSQSLLSSLPQPFYTKLITVGNHYPYKMSQDLVTIDKANTGDASVDNYFQTARYADEAIKQVFNQLKESGLYDNSMIVLYGDHYGISDNHNRAMEQVIGKEITPYESANLQRVPLFIHVPGMQGGTNHTYGGQIDLLPTLLHLLGIDTQNFIQFGSDLLSEEHDEIVPFRNGDFVSPTIYSINEKFYDNKTGLPLDDSQLDFAKSMKNEVDHKLKLSDQVVNGDLLRFYTPTGYTPVDPSKYNYSKDTKNTTVESN, from the coding sequence ATGAAAAATCTAGTAAGTAAAAAAGATGACCTATTCAACAACTTTTTAGGAATATATTTTATAGCTGTTTTAATGTTATGGATTAAAACATATATCACTCAAATAACACAATTTGAACTAGGTGTAGAAGGAGCTCTTCAACAATTCCTTTTACTATTAAATCCACTAGGATCAGCCATGCTGTTTCTAGGATTTTCATTTTTATTTAAAGGAAAAAGAAAATATTCATCTTTAGTAATAGTTTATACTTTGATGTCTATTCTTTTATATGCCAATATTGTTTATTACCGATTTTTTAGTGATTTCATTACATTACCAACAATTTTCCAAACACAGAACTTTGGCGATTTAGGTGGTAGTGTTCTTTCTTTACTTAAGCCTTATGATATCTTGTTCTTTGTGGATGTTCTTGTCATGTTCTATCTACGTTTCTCAAGAAAAATACAAAAAGAAACTGAACGTGTAGGGTATAAAAAAGCAACGGCAATTATTGCATTAGCATTAGCAGTATCCATTGTAAATTTAGGCCTAGCTGAAACTAGTCGTCCACAATTGTTAACACGAGGTTTTGATAGAAACTATATTGTGAAATATTTAGGGATGTATAACTATACGATTTATGATTCAGTAGAAACTATGAAAGCTTCTTCACAGAGAGCTTTGGCAGATAGTAGTGATACGACAGAAGTAATTAATTATACAAAATCAAATCATGCCAAACCTAATGCAGACTATTTTGGTGCAGCAAAAGGCATGAACGTTATCTATTTACATTTAGAATCGTTCCAAAATTTTCTTATCAACTATAAATTAAACGGTGAGGAAGTTACACCATTTTTAAACTCATTAACAAAAGATAAGAATACAATGTATTTTGATAATTTCTTCCATCAAACAGGTCAAGGTAAAACTTCAGATGCTGAATTTATGCTAGAAAATTCTTTATTTGGGTTACCACAAGGGTCTGCTTATATTACAAAAGCACAAAATACGTACCAGGCTGCTCCAAGCATTTTAAAAGATCATGGTTATACATCAGCTGTATTCCATGGGAATAACGGAAGCTTCTGGAACCGAAATGTGATTTATAAGTCCTTTGGATACGAGCATTTCTTTGATGCAAGTTATTATAATACTGGTTCTTCAGGTGATATGGCTGAATATGGTTTGTTAGATAAACCGTTCTTTGAACAATCACAAAGTCTTTTAAGTTCGTTACCACAACCTTTTTATACAAAATTAATTACAGTAGGTAACCATTATCCGTATAAAATGAGTCAAGATTTAGTAACAATTGATAAAGCGAATACTGGCGATGCAAGTGTTGATAATTATTTCCAAACAGCACGCTATGCAGATGAAGCAATCAAACAGGTCTTCAATCAATTAAAAGAGTCGGGCCTATATGATAATTCGATGATTGTTCTTTATGGTGACCATTACGGTATTTCAGATAATCATAATAGAGCAATGGAGCAAGTGATTGGCAAAGAAATTACACCTTATGAAAGTGCTAATTTGCAACGCGTACCATTATTTATCCATGTTCCAGGAATGCAAGGTGGAACTAACCATACTTATGGTGGCCAAATAGATCTTCTTCCAACGTTATTGCATTTACTAGGAATTGATACGCAAAATTTCATTCAATTTGGTTCTGATTTATTATCAGAAGAGCATGATGAAATCGTACCATTCAGAAATGGAGATTTTGTTAGTCCTACGATTTATTCAATTAATGAAAAATTTTATGATAATAAAACAGGTTTGCCTCTAGATGATAGTCAATTAGACTTTGCTAAGTCGATGAAAAACGAAGTAGATCATAAACTAAAATTATCGGATCAAGTCGTCAATGGTGACTTATTGAGATTCTATACACCAACAGGGTATACACCTGTAGATCCATCAAAGTATAATTACTCTAAAGACACTAAGAACACGACTGTAGAATCTAATTAA
- a CDS encoding M20 family metallopeptidase, whose protein sequence is MSLTEKIANYIDQKSGLYKNVSDSIWDYAETRFDEVRSADLLCKTLENEGFHVERGVANLETGFIGTFGNGKPVIAILGEYDALAGLSQQAGSANYEPIIPNGNGHGCGHNLLGVGALAGAIATKQYLEDNHLTGTVKYFGCPAEESGYGKSFLARDGYFKDVDVAFSWHPGTINTVMHARANAVINATFKFKGRSSHAAASPHLGRSALDAVELMNVGVNYLREHIVDEARIHYAVTNTGGVAPNVVQAEAEVTYLIRAPKPNQVKDLYKRVLNCAQGAALMTETTVEEQIVGSCHNLIPNKTLEKVMHQHMQDLGSAKLTENDIHFAKDIYSTLSEEEKKVAALQVGKEVAQMLVDRPIIDFLAPLPEEPFFMGGSTDVADVSWNVPTAQCSTATWAFGTPFHTWQAVAQGKSSYAHEATMLAGKAIACTAISALENPTLIENAKAELVERLGGETYEALIPKDLIPPKSNRESAAIMA, encoded by the coding sequence ATGAGTTTAACTGAAAAAATTGCAAACTATATCGATCAAAAAAGTGGGCTGTACAAAAATGTAAGCGATAGCATCTGGGACTATGCTGAAACAAGATTTGATGAAGTACGCTCCGCTGATTTACTATGTAAAACATTAGAGAATGAAGGTTTTCATGTCGAAAGAGGTGTTGCGAACCTTGAAACTGGCTTCATTGGTACCTTCGGAAATGGGAAACCTGTAATTGCCATTCTTGGTGAATATGATGCACTTGCAGGTCTTAGCCAACAGGCAGGGAGTGCGAATTATGAACCGATCATTCCGAATGGTAATGGCCATGGCTGTGGTCATAACCTTTTAGGTGTCGGGGCACTTGCTGGAGCCATCGCTACTAAACAATACTTAGAAGATAACCACTTAACGGGAACTGTCAAATACTTTGGCTGTCCAGCTGAAGAAAGTGGCTATGGCAAATCCTTTTTGGCAAGGGATGGTTATTTTAAAGATGTAGATGTTGCTTTTTCATGGCATCCAGGAACGATTAACACTGTTATGCATGCGAGAGCAAATGCCGTTATTAATGCTACTTTTAAATTTAAAGGACGTAGCTCCCATGCTGCGGCATCCCCTCATTTAGGGAGAAGTGCATTGGATGCCGTAGAGTTAATGAACGTTGGTGTTAACTATTTACGTGAGCATATTGTAGATGAAGCGAGAATTCACTATGCCGTAACAAATACAGGGGGCGTTGCACCAAATGTAGTACAAGCAGAGGCTGAGGTGACTTATTTGATACGAGCACCTAAACCAAATCAAGTCAAGGACTTATATAAGCGTGTCCTCAATTGCGCACAAGGAGCTGCTTTAATGACTGAAACAACTGTAGAAGAGCAAATTGTTGGCTCTTGTCATAATTTAATCCCTAATAAAACATTGGAAAAAGTGATGCATCAGCATATGCAGGATTTGGGTAGTGCAAAATTAACAGAAAATGATATTCATTTTGCCAAGGACATCTATAGCACGCTATCCGAAGAGGAAAAGAAGGTAGCGGCTTTACAAGTAGGAAAAGAAGTAGCACAGATGCTTGTTGACCGACCTATTATTGATTTTCTTGCACCACTTCCAGAAGAACCATTTTTCATGGGTGGCTCAACAGATGTGGCAGATGTTAGCTGGAATGTCCCAACGGCTCAATGCTCGACAGCTACATGGGCATTTGGCACACCATTCCACACATGGCAGGCAGTCGCACAAGGAAAATCATCCTATGCTCATGAGGCGACGATGCTAGCTGGAAAGGCGATTGCTTGTACAGCCATTTCTGCGCTAGAAAATCCTACATTGATCGAAAATGCGAAGGCAGAATTAGTGGAACGTCTCGGTGGTGAAACATATGAAGCTTTGATTCCAAAAGATTTAATCCCTCCTAAATCAAACCGAGAATCAGCTGCAATAATGGCATAA
- a CDS encoding YjcZ family sporulation protein: MGYYGNAGNYNCCYGGYGHGYAGSYGGGYGNEYGGGYCMDYGKNNSSPFVLIVVLFILLIIVGATFVDKEY; encoded by the coding sequence ATGGGATACTACGGAAATGCAGGCAATTATAATTGTTGTTACGGCGGCTATGGTCATGGCTATGCTGGAAGTTATGGTGGAGGCTATGGTAACGAGTATGGCGGTGGTTATTGCATGGACTATGGTAAGAATAATAGTTCACCATTCGTATTAATTGTTGTACTATTTATTCTGCTCATTATTGTAGGCGCAACATTCGTAGATAAAGAATATTAA
- a CDS encoding LytR/AlgR family response regulator transcription factor, whose translation MIDVFICEDQKEQRERIARYVSNYIMIENLDMQLVLTTANPEEVLTYIKESNRSGLYFLDIDLNHEMNGITLGAEIRKIDPTGDIVFVTTHSELTYLNFIYKVAAMDFIIKDDVNSIQSKVVSCLKVANERKQVTNRTSNKKFVQRIADKIISVNYDDIMFFESSPLHKVVLHLDNRQVEFYGKLKDVEKEYEGFIRCHNSFVVNIDNIQEVDFKNKEILMKNGEICYGSARMIKAVQKKLEMNDSE comes from the coding sequence ATGATTGATGTTTTTATCTGTGAAGATCAAAAGGAACAAAGAGAAAGGATAGCCAGGTATGTCTCTAATTATATTATGATTGAAAACCTTGATATGCAACTGGTTCTAACAACCGCAAATCCAGAAGAAGTATTAACGTATATAAAAGAGAGCAATCGATCAGGTTTATATTTTCTTGATATCGACTTGAATCATGAGATGAATGGCATCACACTTGGCGCGGAAATTAGAAAAATTGATCCAACAGGTGATATTGTTTTTGTCACTACTCACTCCGAACTTACTTATTTAAATTTCATTTATAAGGTAGCCGCGATGGATTTTATTATTAAAGATGATGTTAATTCTATACAGAGCAAAGTTGTTAGCTGTTTGAAGGTGGCAAATGAAAGAAAGCAAGTAACAAACAGGACTTCTAATAAAAAATTTGTTCAGAGAATTGCAGATAAAATTATTAGTGTCAATTATGATGATATCATGTTTTTTGAATCCTCCCCATTACATAAAGTTGTTTTACATTTGGACAATCGCCAAGTAGAGTTTTATGGGAAGTTGAAAGATGTAGAGAAAGAGTATGAAGGCTTCATTCGTTGCCATAATTCTTTCGTAGTGAATATAGACAATATACAGGAAGTTGACTTTAAGAACAAAGAAATTCTAATGAAAAATGGGGAAATTTGCTATGGGTCTGCTCGAATGATTAAAGCTGTACAAAAAAAATTAGAAATGAATGATAGCGAATAA